GTACGCACAACGTGGAGAACGCTCTCGCGGCGGCCGCCGCGGCGATCGCCTTCGGGGCGGACCCCGGGATGGTGGCCGCCGCGTTGGTCACCTTCGCCGGCGTCCCTCACCGCATGGAGCCCGTGGTCGAGCGCTGCGGCGTGCTCTACGTCAACAACTCGATGTGCACGAACACGGACGCAGCCGTACGGTCGCTCGCGGCGATGGACCGTCCCACCGTGGTCATCGCGGGTGGCCTCGACAAGGGTGCGGACTTCGCGCCCTTTGGCGCCGCCATCGCCCGGCACGCCCGCCATCTCGTGGTGATCGGTCAGGCGGCCGAGGCGATCTCCTCGGCGGCCCGCGCGAGCGGCTTCGACCGAGTCTCGCGGGCCGCCTCGATGGAGGAGGCGGTCCAGGAAGCGGCTCGGATCGCCGTCACGGGCGACGCGGTCATGCTGACGCCAGCGTGCGCCAGTCAGGACATGTTCGCCGACTTCGAGGAGCGCGGCCGCGCGTTCCGGGAGGCCGCGCACCGGCTCCCGAGCCCCGGGGGTGCGCCGTGAGCGGGCGAGCGCCGCGGCGCAGGCTGCACATCGACAGCGCACTGCTGCATCTGACCCTGGCGCTGCTGGTGGTCGGCGTCGCCGCAGTGTTCGATGCGAGCTACGCTCGCTCGCTTGACGCGAGATCGATCGGCTATGACGGCTTCCACTACCTGAAGCGTCAGGCGGTCTTCGCCGCGGTCGGCATCGCGGTGATGCTCCTCGCGATGCACATCGGCACCGCGACGCTGCGGCGCCTGGCGGTCCCGCTCCTGGGCGTCGCCATCGCCGGGCTGATCGCCGTCTGGCTACCGGTGGTCGGCATCGAGGACGGCGGCGCCAACCGGTGGGTGGGCTGGGGGCCGATTCGCGCGCAGCCGTCCGAGTTCGCCAAGCTGGCGCTCGTGCTCTATCTGGCGGCGCTCGTGTCGCGTCGGGGCTACCCGATCCGCGATCTGCGCGAGGGCTTTCTGCCCCCGCTCTTCGTCGTCGTCGTCGTCGCCGCGCTCATCGAGCGCGAGCCCGACCTTGGCACCGCGCTCGTGGTAGCGCTCACGGGCCTCACCGTGCTCTTCACGGCCGGCGCACGCGCCCGGCACATCGGCGCCATCGCGGCGATCGGGCTGGTTGCGGTCGTCCTGGCCACCGTGACGCACCCGTACCGCATCGACCGCGTGCGGGTTCTGCTGGACCCGAGCGTCGATCCGCTTAACGCTGGCTTTCAGGTTCGGCACGGACTGATCGCCGTCGGGTCGGGCGGGCTGACCGGTCAGGGCATCGGCGCGGGACGGGAGAAGTACTTCTTGCCGGCCTTCAACACCGACTACATCTTCGCGACGGTGGCCGAGGAGACCGGGCTGATCGGCAGCCTGCTCGTCGTCGCGCTCCTCGGCGGCCTTGGGATGCGTGCCTTCGTGGTGGCGCGCAGACACGGCGAACCGTTCGGGCAGCTCGTAGCGGTCGGCATCGCATCGATGATCTGCTGGCAGGGGCTCATCAACATCGCGGTCGTGACCGGTTGCGTTCCGGCCACGGGCGTCCCGCTCCCCTTCGTCAGCTATGGCGGCTCCTCACTCGTGCTGCTGCTTGGCGGGGTCGGGCTTCTTCTGGGCATCGCTAGCCAATCGGCGATGCCCGGCGCGCGGACGATTCCGGGGCCGCGCGGCCGGGCGGCGCCGCCGCGCGGGAGGCGCAGCGCGTGAGAGCGCTGCGCGCCGTGGTGACGGGCGGGGGCACCGGGGGACATATCTACCCGGCGCTCGCCGTCGTTGACGCGCTGCGCGATGCGCCCGGTGGCGCCGACGTGCGGTACGTCGGCGGGGTGAGCGGCATGGAGGCGCGCATCGTTCCCGCGGCAGGGGTGCCGTTCGTGGGAATTACGACGCGCAAGCTGCGCAAGCTGGCGAGCCCGGGCACGGTGGGCGTGCTGCTGGCGCTACTCCGCGGGTACCGCGAGGCGCGCGCGCTGGTCGACGTGTTTCGGCCGGACGTCGTGCTCGGCGCCGGCGGCTACGTGGCCGCGGCCACCGTGATGGCCGCCGCGCGTGCCGGTGTGCCCACGGCGATCCATGAGCAGAACGCGGTCATCGGCCGCACCAACCGGCTGCTCGCGCGCTGGGCTCGCTGCGTGTGCGTATCGTTCGAGGAGAGCCTCGCCGCCTTCCCGGCCGGTCGCACCGTCCTGACGGGCGTGCCGGTGCGCGCCGGCATCGTGAGCGAGGCGCCGCAGGAGGAGGCGCGGGTCGGCCTTGGTCTACGGCCAGGTGCTTTCAC
This portion of the Chthonomonadales bacterium genome encodes:
- the ftsW gene encoding putative lipid II flippase FtsW; translated protein: MSGRAPRRRLHIDSALLHLTLALLVVGVAAVFDASYARSLDARSIGYDGFHYLKRQAVFAAVGIAVMLLAMHIGTATLRRLAVPLLGVAIAGLIAVWLPVVGIEDGGANRWVGWGPIRAQPSEFAKLALVLYLAALVSRRGYPIRDLREGFLPPLFVVVVVAALIEREPDLGTALVVALTGLTVLFTAGARARHIGAIAAIGLVAVVLATVTHPYRIDRVRVLLDPSVDPLNAGFQVRHGLIAVGSGGLTGQGIGAGREKYFLPAFNTDYIFATVAEETGLIGSLLVVALLGGLGMRAFVVARRHGEPFGQLVAVGIASMICWQGLINIAVVTGCVPATGVPLPFVSYGGSSLVLLLGGVGLLLGIASQSAMPGARTIPGPRGRAAPPRGRRSA
- the murG gene encoding undecaprenyldiphospho-muramoylpentapeptide beta-N-acetylglucosaminyltransferase produces the protein MRALRAVVTGGGTGGHIYPALAVVDALRDAPGGADVRYVGGVSGMEARIVPAAGVPFVGITTRKLRKLASPGTVGVLLALLRGYREARALVDVFRPDVVLGAGGYVAAATVMAAARAGVPTAIHEQNAVIGRTNRLLARWARCVCVSFEESLAAFPAGRTVLTGVPVRAGIVSEAPQEEARVGLGLRPGAFTLLVLGGSQGARALNALVPEAAERLEEGVQVVHQTGEREAATVEERASALRAVGRAYVVRPYLDAPEFALAYRAADLVVCRCGASTLAEVTANGLPSLLVPYPAAYADHQTANARAIERAGAGVLLPEGTLTAEALAERIEGLRRDAATRASMADRSRALARPHAARDVCRAATALVAGRGSAAAGAAVGQT